One window from the genome of Crassostrea angulata isolate pt1a10 chromosome 2, ASM2561291v2, whole genome shotgun sequence encodes:
- the LOC128174160 gene encoding uncharacterized protein LOC128174160 translates to MATGGGELMSEVNREGSERSVINDEYRGENRENCPNLIDDFCEAELGIKEVGQHIERAHRLGKRNIQSENPRPVVVKFSTSRMREKVREQTRRLAGTHFEIQEQFPKKAQEKRKQLIPIMKEARRKRKTTTLVKDKLYIDGVEYLPGTAETEDTRM, encoded by the exons ATGGCTACCGGAGGCGGAGAGCTAATGAGCGAAGTTAATAGAGAGGGTAGTGAGCGCAGCGTGATCAATGATG AATATCGAGGCGAAAACAGAGAGAACTGCCCTAACTTAATAGATGATTTCTGCGAGGCAGAACTGGGAATAAAAGAAGTAGGACAACATATTGAACGGGCCCATAGATTGGgtaaaagaaatattcaaagtgaaAACCCTCGTCCAGTTGTGGTGAAGTTCAGTACATCCAGAATGAGAGAAAAAGTACGTGAACAGACAAGGCGTTTAGCAGGAACACACTTTGAAATACAAGAACAGTTCCCCAAAAAAGCACAGGAAAAGAGGAAACAATTAATTCCTATTATGAAAGAGGCACGACGAAAAAGGAAAACAACTACACTTGTGAAAGACAAACTATACATTGATGGAGTTGAATATCTCCCAGGCACAGCAGAAACAGAGGACACAAGAATGTAG
- the LOC128171162 gene encoding uncharacterized protein LOC128171162: MRNFITAKILKVESPIKYKNKKSEEGTMLKALIADETASAKCLAYDPKMFPLFQKDECIVLHDIIKKTDGVLIITHGSTVFATAKDTVTVPATILSAVQEASESKDVSILIAATSPVKQEFSVKGKVVSVGQLTTKRKRSSNEEIPFKQLKLKDKSSSIKVALWRDLATTPIEKGNYVHLKIFYKTSTFDSKKEDQVPVLSNSTNKSAVLFLQPHSDISSSEEDIPEEDNNHVGQIYGIQNIYTYRCCINEKCTKKKINEMMTCTNCHIKYSDTSAGHAAVVKLLMKNSRNNMQIFTAFTDAIEQLFTSMGKTANFSDAVILLQTFKELLPVPVKYTPKGDKISSLQAV, translated from the exons ATGCGGAACTTCATCACAGCCAAAATATTGAAAGTCGAAAGCCCaatcaaatacaaaaacaaaaaaagtgagGAGGGAACTATGTTGAAAGCACTCATTGCAGACGAAACAGCATCAGCTAAATGTTTAGCTTATGACCCAAAGATGTTCCCTTTATTCCAAAAGGATGAATGCATTGTATTACatgatattattaaaaaaacagatGG GGTTTTAATCATTACGCATGGGTCTACAGTTTTCGCAACAGCCAAAGACACTGTCACTGTTCCAGCTACAATACTTAGTGCAGTTCAAGAAGCTTCAGAATCCAAGGATGTCAGTATTCTTATAGCAGCAACATCACCAGTCAAACAAGAATTTAGTGTGAAAGGAAAAGTAGTCAGT GTTGGACAATTGACAACAAAGAGAAAGAGGTCAAGCAATGAAGAAATTCCTTTCAAGCAGTTGAAGTTGAAAGACAAATCCAGCTCTATTAAAGTAGCACTCTGGAGGGATTTAGCCACCACACCCATAGAAAAGGGAAATTATGTCCATctcaaaattttttataaaacttctACATTTGACTCCAAGAAAGAAGACCAAGTTCCAGTTTTGTCAAATTCAACAAACAAATCAGCTGTACTG TTCCTCCAGCCTCACTCAGACATTTCTTCTTCCGAAGAAGACATTCCAGAAGAAGACAACAACCATGTCGGTCAGATATACGGCATACAGAACATTTACACCTACag ATGCTGcattaatgaaaaatgtacGAAGAAAAAGATCAACGAAATGATGACCTGCACAAATTGCCATATCAAATACAGTGACACTAGTGCCGGACATGCTGCTGTTGTTAAACTTCTAATGAAGAACAGCAGAAATAATATGCAGATTTTCACAGCCTTTACAGATGCCATTGAACAACTATTCACATCAATGGGGAAAACTGCAAACTTTTCTGATGCCGTAATACTCCTCCAAACCTTTAAAGAACTCTTACCAGTTCCTGTGAAATACACCCCAAAGGGTGACAAAATTTCCTCATTGCAAGCTGTTTAG
- the LOC128174161 gene encoding uncharacterized protein LOC128174161, which produces MVEHVLKQKLHSFPTFTIKDHAKLYDLVDILIEIESAMTNPKYAICLSFFNSSTGVLPIVAKLPISLQDKWTSEAAGYKKRNDVAFPPFSFFVEFIREMCEIRNDPGLVCQSSTNTNMAYSKPRPIGAVTSRKVEIVSSTPSTRCPIHNAGHSLNECRGFKRKSLRERQNILRDKKLCFRCCALQSHVSKNCTADIKCDICGNPYQVTAMHIDRRPSKPESPTPVSTAKTDLSNGGEYEEGKHGSRSCGKIVLVDVFCQANPAKVTRVYATIDDQSNRTLVSPYLIDQLGVTGECKPYTLRSSSGVTTVSGRRVNGLCVKALDGTTTFNLPEVIECDSIPSEHLEIPTPKVAQSQPHLQCIAPFIPPLDRNVNVELLIGRDLPDVHHVRDQITGSQRQPFAQRLPLGWVVIGEICIGKVHPPTEVNVNKTHILNDGRCTTFPVCHNNINVKDNDDDIFIRTPFDNKIGPSVEDRKFVALMDAEFHKDTDGFWSAPLTFKESKPVMPNNYSQAWKRALILNTSLKKDHHKRQHFFAFMSKVLASGAAEVAPSDIPGECWYLPLFGVYNSKKPDQIRGVFESSAVFQDVSLNSVLMSGADLTNNIVGILMRFRENAIAISGDIQQMFYAFRVHEEHRDYLRFFWYEDNRVRRSSL; this is translated from the coding sequence ATGGTGGAACATGTTCTAAAACAGAAACTACACTCGTTCCCAACCTTCACAATTAAAGATCATGCCAAATTGTACGATCTCGTGGACATTCTCATCGAAATTGAATCGGCGATGACTAACCCAAAATACGCAATTTGTCTGAGCTTCTTCAATTCATCTACTGGAGTATTACCCATAGTTGCCAAACTACCCATATCTCTACAAGACAAGTGGACCTCTGAAGCAGCTGGATATAAAAAACGGAATGATGTAGCATTCCCTCCATTTTCCTTTTTCGTCGAGTTCATCCGTGAAATGTGTGAAATCCGTAACGATCCTGGACTTGTATGTCAATCGTCCACAAACACAAACATGGCATACAGCAAACCTAGACCTATTGGCGCAGTCACTTCTCGTAAAGTTGAAATTGTATCATCAACTCCGTCAACACGTTGTCCCATACACAATGCTGGACATTCTTTGAACGAATGCCGTGGCTTCAAAAGAAAATCACTACGTGAGCGTCAAAACATTCTACGtgataagaaattatgtttCCGATGTTGTGCCTTACAAAGTCATGTGTCCAAAAATTGTACAGCGGACATTAAATGTGATATTTGTGGTAATCCTTATCAAGTCACAGCGATGCACATTGATCGTCGTCCTTCAAAACCCGAATCCCCTACACCAGTCTCAACAGCAAAAACTGATTTAAGCAATGGCGGGGAGTATGAGGAAGGAAAACATGGGAGTCGTTCATGCGGGAAGATCGTTTTAGTGGACGTCTTTTGTCAAGCTAATCCTGCGAAAGTGACCCGTGTTTATGCAACAATCGATGACCAGAGCAACCGGACGTTGGTGTCCCCTTATTTGATAGATCAACTCGGCGTTACAGGAGAATGTAAACCCTACACGCTTAGATCAAGCTCCGGTGTAACGACAGTCAGTGGACGCCGTGTGAACGGATTATGTGTCAAAGCTTTGGATGGTACAACTACATTCAACTTACCGGAAGTCATTGAATGTGATTCTATTCCTAGTGAACATCTTGAAATACCTACTCCCAAAGTCGCTCAATCACAACCGCATCTACAATGCATTGCACCTTTCATACCACCCCTAGATCGGAATGTGAATGTTGAACTGCTCATAGGACGTGACTTACCTGATGTACATCATGTGCGCGACCAAATTACTGGCAGCCAACGTCAACCCTTTGCTCAACGTCTTCCACTAGGATGGGTCGTCATCGGTGAAATTTGTATTGGTAAAGTTCATCCTCCAACGGAagtgaatgtaaacaaaacgcATATTCTTAATGACGGAAGGTGCACCACCTTTCCAGTGTGTCACAACAATATCAATGTCAAGGACAATGATGATGACATATTCATACGAACACCATTTGACAACAAGATTGGACCTTCTGTTGAGGACCGCAAGTTTGTAGCTCTTATGGACGCAGAGTTCCACAAAGACACTGATGGTTTTTGGTCCGCACCATTAACTTTCAAGGAGTCAAAACCAGTGATGCCTAACAATTATTCACAGGCCTGGAAACGTGCTTTGATCCTGAACACAAGTTTAAAGAAAGATCATCACAAACGACAACACTTCTTTGCATTCATGTCAAAAGTCTTAGCTAGTGGGGCAGCAGAAGTTGCTCCTTCCGACATACCTGGGGAATGCTGGTATTTACCCCTTTTTGGGGTGTACAATTCGAAAAAACCGGATCAAATCCGAGGAGTATTCGAATCGTCGGCTGTGTTTCAAGACGTTTCATTGAACAGTGTGTTAATGTCTGGAGCAGATTTAACAAACAACATTGTTGGAATCCTCATGCGTTTCCGTGAAAATGCGATTGCTATCAGTGGTGACATTCAGCAAATGTTTTATGCATTTCGTGTTCATGAAGAACATCGTGATTACCTCAGATTCTTTTGGTACGAGGATAACAGAGTTAGGAGAAGCAGTTTGTGA